The nucleotide sequence TGCGATACCCACCGCTCAACGCGGTTGCCTAACCACTGCAAAAAAGTCGTCATGGAAGTCACTAGTAGTAATAAGCCAGAGCAATATGAAACACGAGCATGACGACGAAAACCGCGACAAAAAAGATATGACTGGTGAGCCAGACCGCTCGTAAGCCACGAATCAGAGGGCCTTTGGTGAGCACGGTGCCGGAACCCGGCAATTTGCCAAAGTAACTGCGGGTGGATTCTAAAACGCCTGTTTCAGCCACAACTCCCACTAACGCGGTCAGGGTGGTGGCAAAAAAGACCCAAAGAAACACGGCGTTAAAGTTGAGGCCATTGGCTCCCAGGGTGTGGATGAGCACGACCGCCAGCAAGCCAACCCCCGCAAAGATGTGCAGGCTGCGCCATAGCATCATCGACCCTGGTAGTTTGATACTGGCGATCCAACCCCGGCCGCGTTTACGCACGGTGAGCAACATCTCTAGAACGACAAACAGGAGGGTGGCATAGCCGGTGCTCTGTTTGTACAGTTCCCCGCGAATGAACTGATGCAGGTCGAAAGACTGCGATCGCAACCAATCAAAATAGGCATCACTCAACGCAAAGGGCACCAACAAGGCCGCCGTCAATAGCGTCAACCCAATTAAGACTTTGAATCCAGGCTGAATACCTCGAGGCCGCATCGGTTTGCGCCGTTGGGGAGCGATCGCTGCAGCCGGACTGGCGAGGTCATCCCCAGTATTAGAACTGGTCGCCGCCGACAGTTGCGCCGTGTCAGCGATGTCGCGGGAGTGAGAAGGCTTGCTCATGACTTAAGAGATAAAAAAGCAATAGAAAAGCGGGATAGCGAGGTCATCGGTCGTTGGTCAATAGCCCCAAAGCATAGACCCCAGAAAACTGAAGAAAACCTTAAGTCCCTTGGCGACTATATCGACAGGTGGAACCCGGAATTGCTAACTGTGAACCTCATCACTATCCGTTGTGGTCATATAACAGTCCGCAGTAAGTACCAACAGGCAAGGGGCTTAAGCCCCTTGTTCAGCAGCATGGGGATGTACGGAGCTATTTACGCGGCGCTATACGAAGTCATGTCTCAAGAACAGCAATAACTGCTAACTGGCCCAGGGAGGTAGAGAAGGGAGGTGGTGACTCCCCCCTCTAGTTGGCTTCACTAGGAGATGTGAAGTGCTAGTTCCCAGGTAACTAGCGTCAGCGGTGATTTACCCATTGAGTAAATGCACCATTCGCTTTTGGGGAACAACTGACCGCTCATTGCGAATCGGCCCGTTTTTGACCACCAGACTCCCCAAAAATCCCGATTAGCAATTAGCGCTTAAGCGCCTGCCAGGGGAATGTTGATTACCACGCCACCCATGACGTCATCAACGACAAACTGCTTGTCGGGATAGCGCTCCAGGTGGACGGGGTGAGTATTGTGGCAAGACGCACAAGCTTCTGCCACGGCGATGTCGGGATACATGGCCGAGAAATACTGCTGACCCCCAATTTCTTGGTAATCTTTCACCGGCTCACCAGTCTCGATCATGGTATTGACAGCCGTTTCCTCAAATTCTCCTTTAGGTGCATGGCTATCGTTGATATACCAAGGAGAAATCAGGTTATAGGTGAAATACCCTTTTTCGTTGGCAATCTCAGAACCCAGGCGGAACATTTGAGCAGGCAACGGAATCCCTGAGCCTTGCTGCCAAGCTTCTGTTGCCTCAACGGGCACGACACCATCAGGATTTTCCTTACCTTCAAGGACGTTAACGCGGCTCACCACATGGCGAGTGTAAGCAGTCCGGTCAGCTTCCATGACCGTATGAATGTAATCAGCCACCAACTCAGGGGCAATGCCTGCAGAAGCGGTAGCAGTAGTACCGCCGCCACAAGCAACAGCAGTGACAGCCACCGCCATAATGATTGCGATGAAAGCCACTACGCGCAGGCGCAGGGTATTCATCCATTTTCCTACGAGTGTCATTTGACTTGTCTCCTCTGTTTAGAAATCAGCAAACGGATTTGCGAACGTTACGTGATCGTGATGTGGGGTGTGAAATTGTTCGTGGGATACGAACGCTGGATTTGACGATCGCCCTAACCATCCCCTTGATCGGTGCGTCGCGATTCAAAGTCGCGCACCAGCTCAAAGGTTTCCATGGCCAAGGTCGGGGGGGCATCAAAGTTGGCCTCCACCAAGTCATCGTCAAAAATGCTGTTGTAGCTGTACTCCATGCCGTGGCAGTTCATACACACGTCTTTGACCATGCGATCGCGGGGCAATAACGTGTACGTGTTGTTGTGATTGACCAGCGTCACCGCATTGTCGCCAGAGCCGGTCTGATGACGCGGCAGGTGACAGGTCGCACAACTGACCGAACTAGCCGAAGGGCGAGGTAAATCGCGATCGGCGGCAAAGAGCTCAGCATGGCGCGAGTTGCCATAGTTCAAGGAATGATTGTCGCTGTGGCAGCTCAGACAAGAATCGACCGCCGCTTGCACCGTGTTCACCGAGTGCACGTCATGACAGCTATTACAGGTCATTTGTCGATTCATCGCGTCCGGCTGCATCGGGAGTCGAGCCATTGCGGGCGTGAGGGGTGTCTGCCCTTCCAACATCCGAATGCCGTGCTGACCGAGTAAGAAGGTATCAACATCCTGCTCGTGGCAGGTCTGGCAGCTTTCGATCCCGGGCTGCGCCACAAATTCCTTCGTCTCCTTGGATTCATGACAACTCGAACAATTGATTTCGTTAAAAGCGTGGGCACTGGTTTGCCACAGCTGAGTGGCTTCATCAATCTGGGCCTGATCGACTGGATTGGCCCAAGCTGGTGCGCCCCAACCCCAGGTGAGCCCCGCCACCATGCCAACGATGATCGCCAGGCGGCCCAATGAGAGCATCAGAGTCATGTCCCACCTCCCAAAAACTCTTGGGTGAGGTCAGGAGTCGGAGCCGTCTCTAACTTGGTAAACACAGTGCGATCGGGGAGCTGCTGCACGGGCAACATCGGCGGCTGATCGATGTTTTCAATCAAAAAGCCAGTCGATATTGAACGGTGATCGTGATAGTTATGACAACCCGCCGTCCAGCAGCCATCAGCGGCAAACCCGTCATGACTCTTGAGACCGCCCTCAATAATCCCTTGGTGACAGTTCATACAGAGATCAGGCTGCAAATGCACTCCCCGCCCAAACATATGGACATGCTCGTTGTGGCAGGTCGTGCAAGTCAGCGCCTCGATTTTCTCCAGTTCTCCGGCCCACCGGGGGTCCCGAAATTTGCTGGCCCCATGCTTGTCTTCAGCCATCTCCGCTTCGTGACAGCGCATACAAGTTTCGTTGCTCACCGGCTTGAATCCCTCATGGCAAGAAGCACAAGAAGTTTCAAAGATGTAATGGCCGACCGAAGTCTCTCCAGGTAAAAAGACCTGCTTGTTATCCAGCGCAAAGGCTGCTCCAAACCAGGCCACCAGGCCAATACACACCAGGACGATCGCGGTTTTCAAATTCAGCCAAGACCGCCATCTAAATATTTGGCTTCTCAACGCCATCGATCTTGCTCCGTGCAGTCTCCAGCGTTAAACCAACAAAAATAGGACGATTAGCGCAATGGCCCCACCGCCAATGACCCCCGCGGCAGCGCCGGTGCTGATATTGCTCTCCGGGGCTTCCACGGTGGCCACTGAGTCCAGCTGCACATCCGCCTGGTTGTAGTCGGCTCCCTTCAGCATCACTTCGGTAATCAGCCCGTAGGCATCAATCCAAGCCTGCTTGACTTCAGCCGTCCAGTCATTGCCGAGAAACTGTTCAAAGGTTTTGAGCAAGGAATTACCCACGAGCGGATAGTGCTCCGGTAAAGCGCCATACTTGACATGACGAGCGCCCAAGCCTTCCAACGCTCCGGTCAGCTTGCCAGGGTCGCGCAGGTTTTCCACTACAAAAACGAGAGAATCCAGCAGCATTCTTTGCTGCTTGGCCATGTTGGTGTGCGTGAATAAAGGCTTAGCAGCAGGATAGTCGGTGAATAAGTTGCCGTAGAATCCCTCAACAAACTCATTTGCCCGGGGAGCGACCTTGCCGAAGCTTTCTTCCAAAAGCTGAATCTTGAGCCCCGTAGCTTCATCTACCTCAGCGGCTGAGGACTCGAGCTGAACGGCCGCTTGGTCATAATCAGCCCCTTCGAGCATGACTTCAGTAATGACGCCGTAGGCATCAACCCAAGCCTGCTTGGTTTCAGGAGTCCAGTCTTCTCCCAGATACTGCTCAAAGGTCTTTAGCAGTGAGCTGCCCACCAGAGGATAATGCTCTGGCAGCGCCCCGTACTTGACGTGACGGGCTCCCAAGCCCTTGAGCGCACCGGTCAGTTCACCGGGTCGGCGCAGGTTTTCGACCACAAACACGAGTGATTTGAGCAACTTGCCGCCCTGCTCTTCCATGTTGGAATTGGCAAATAGGGGCTTGGCCGCAGGGTAATCGGTAAAGAGGTTGCCATAAAAACTTGCGACAAACTCATTAGCTTGCGGTTTGACTTTCTCGAAACTGTTTTCTAAAAGTTCAACTTGCAACTCATTCGCCATTAATTTTCTCCAACTCTCCTAGCTTGGACAATTAAACAAGAACAGACAGGAATCAAAACTCGAAACTCTTTGAAGACAGGCAACCTTATCGGCCAGAAATGACCGGAAGCTCAAAAACCTTAAAGGACTTTTACCTGACTAAAAGCCATCGATCTAAATTCCTAATTTTCAGACATCTTGCGAAAAAGACAGCTGCCGCAATCATTACCACCTGCCTCACAAACTCGAGCGAAGCCAACCAACTACTCAGTTCCAGAGACGTCAATAAATTGACAAGTGGTTAGCGGTCTCCACTTGAATGCACTGACCCTAGTGGAAGTCAAAGGTGATTTTTTGTAACAAGAACAACTAAACATAAATTCGTTATTCACCTTTCGCATTGAATCAATGCACTTTCGCCATATTCACTCAACCAGGCTCTATGACTCAGGAAATCGGCATGCGAATGAGCCTGTGCATGGGCTTTTGAGGCGAAAGTCTGAGCGAGCAAGAATGATTAAGGGAATCGAGAATTTCTAGGGACGGCAATTTTATCAATGTGACAGCAAATTTAATGGCTGAGATTGA is from Leptolyngbya iicbica LK and encodes:
- a CDS encoding c-type heme family protein, whose product is MTLVGKWMNTLRLRVVAFIAIIMAVAVTAVACGGGTTATASAGIAPELVADYIHTVMEADRTAYTRHVVSRVNVLEGKENPDGVVPVEATEAWQQGSGIPLPAQMFRLGSEIANEKGYFTYNLISPWYINDSHAPKGEFEETAVNTMIETGEPVKDYQEIGGQQYFSAMYPDIAVAEACASCHNTHPVHLERYPDKQFVVDDVMGGVVINIPLAGA
- a CDS encoding cytochrome c3 family protein → MALRSQIFRWRSWLNLKTAIVLVCIGLVAWFGAAFALDNKQVFLPGETSVGHYIFETSCASCHEGFKPVSNETCMRCHEAEMAEDKHGASKFRDPRWAGELEKIEALTCTTCHNEHVHMFGRGVHLQPDLCMNCHQGIIEGGLKSHDGFAADGCWTAGCHNYHDHRSISTGFLIENIDQPPMLPVQQLPDRTVFTKLETAPTPDLTQEFLGGGT
- a CDS encoding globin family protein, which translates into the protein MANELQVELLENSFEKVKPQANEFVASFYGNLFTDYPAAKPLFANSNMEEQGGKLLKSLVFVVENLRRPGELTGALKGLGARHVKYGALPEHYPLVGSSLLKTFEQYLGEDWTPETKQAWVDAYGVITEVMLEGADYDQAAVQLESSAAEVDEATGLKIQLLEESFGKVAPRANEFVEGFYGNLFTDYPAAKPLFTHTNMAKQQRMLLDSLVFVVENLRDPGKLTGALEGLGARHVKYGALPEHYPLVGNSLLKTFEQFLGNDWTAEVKQAWIDAYGLITEVMLKGADYNQADVQLDSVATVEAPESNISTGAAAGVIGGGAIALIVLFLLV